In Planctomycetota bacterium, the genomic window GCGGCGGCCCCCTTGCTTCCGGCGTCGCTGGCCCTGGTCCTGACCGCGCGGCGCGGCATGTCCGGACTTGCGGCCTTTCGCGCCGCGGGGGACATCGGGTACTTCACGGGCATCGTCGTCGCCATCGCCACGGGCGTGCTGATGGACGGGGGCCGGGCCAACGTGCAGGCGGGACTTGTCTGCGGTTTCGCGCTGCTGCACGCGGCGGTCACCGTGGTGGCCTGGACGGTGCTCAGGAACCAGCAGCGAACGCCACAAGCCCTCTCCGCGGCCTGATCGAACGGGAGGAAATAAGCCTCAGTTGTGCGTGAGCGGGGGACGCTCACCGCGCAGGGTGATCAGCGCATCCTTGAGCTTTTCAAGGGCGCGGTTCTGGATCTGCCGCACGCGCTCCTTGGTGACGCCGATCATCTGCCCGACCTGCTCCAGGGTGAGCTGGACCTGCGGGGCCGCGGCGTCCAGCCCGAAGCGATGGAAGATGACCTTCTGCTCGACGTCGCTCAGCTCGGCGCTGTTGCGGGTGATCATGTAGCGCACCTCGGCGGCGGAATCTTTTTCGTGGGCGGATCGAAGCAGCTCGAGATGATTCGAGCGCTCGAACTGCGGATCGAATTCGCCGGGGAAGCGCTGGCGGTACTTCTGCAGCTTGATGCCGAAGCGGCTGAACGCCTTGAGGATGGCCCGGCATCCGTAGGTGCTGAACTTGAAGCCGCGGCCGCAGTCGAACTTGTCGACCGAGCGCATCAGGGCCATGTTGCCCTCGCCGATCAGGTCGGCGTAATCGCTTTCGCCCAGCGGCACGCGCTTGGCCATGGCCAGCACCAGGGCCAGATTGATCTCCGCAATCTGGGCGCGGTAGCCCCGCGCGGTCCGGTGCCAGCGCAGGATCTCTCGGGCCTGCTCCGTGGTGGGGGTCCGGCCGGCAAGTTCGTCCTGCAGCAAGCGCACCCGGTAGCGGGCATAGTTGAACTGCAGGAAAATGACCCGCTCCTGGGCGGCGGTCAGAAGGACCGAGCCTTCCTTCTTGTGCTTGCGCTCGCCCGGCTTACCGCCGGTCGCCTGATCGATCAGGGGGCGATACCACGTCACATCGGCGAAGCGGATGGCGGCCGGCTTCTCGTAGATTTTCTTTTCGGCCCCGGGCACGCGGAACTCGGGCGAGTCCATGTAGTCCATGGGCTCGGCCATGATTTCGCGCATCAGCGCCTCTTCCTCGGCGGTCAGGGAGGCCGAGTTCTTTTCGGCGGCGCGGGAATTCCGGCGCACGGATGGGCGGTTGCGCTGCCTCATGCGGTCCAGGGGAGAATTCTTTCCAATCATCGAATCGATCACGCGTCACCTCGATTGGGCGGTAGGGGTCTCGGAGCCGACTTGGACGCTAATGAACTCTTCGCAGGAGGGTTCAGCAGGAGATCCAAATTGGTTGAATTAATAAATGCACCGGCGTTCCCAGCCCAAAAAACAACTTTGAACTCGGAGTTCGAACCGCGCCTGCTCTTTTGGCAGCCCGGCTTACTCGGGCTTGCTGCCGGTCGAGTCGTAGACGTAGCTGTCGCCGACCCTTGTGTAATCCAGGAGTTCCTCGGCTTTGAAGAAAATGCCGAGCTCGCGGGCGGCGGCCTCCGGGCTGTCGGAACCGTGGATGAGGTTGTAGCTGTTGGACACGCCGAAGTCGCCGCGAATCGTGCCGGCGGCGGCCTTGCTGCCGAAGGTCGCGCCCATCATCCCCCGGCTGACCGCGATGGCGCCGATGCCGCGCACCGCCAACACCAGAACCGGATTGCCGGTCATGAATCGAACCAGCCCGGCGTAGAAGGGCTTCGACACGTGGTCCTTGTAGTGTTCGGCGGCAAGTTTCTGCGAAATGCGCATCAATTTGCATCCGACGATCTGCAGTCCCTTGTCTTCGAAGCGGGCAAGAATCCGCCCCATCAGGTTGCGTTGAACGGCGTCGGGTTTCAGGATGATGAGCGTGGTTTCCATGGGATCTCCGGGTTGGGTCGCGAATGGTAGCGGAAGTTTCGGCCATCAAGGGCGGCGGAGCAGGGGAAAAATGCGTTGGGAAAGGCCCGGGAGTGCCGAAGACACGGTAGTTTCACCGACTCGCATCGACACTGAACCCAGGAGTCATGATGATGGGCAAGGACGCCGCGTTGATGAGCAAGCCACGATCAAAGCCAGGAAAATCCCGCGGAGTCTCCGGCGCCGAAGGCGCGGCCGAAGTCGGATCGTCGAAGAAGGGCAAAAGCCGCGGCGCCACCGCCGAGGAGATGGGTTCGCGCCAGCGCGACATCTCCGTCAGTGAATTCTTTGCCAAGAACCGCCACCTGCTGGGCTTCGACAATCCGCGCAAGGCCCTGCTGACCACGGTCAAGGAAGCCGTGGACAACAGCCTCGACGCCTGCGAGGAGGGCGGAATTCTTCCCGAACTCGCGGTGGTCATCGAAGATCTGCAGCCCGACCGGCCGGCCACCGCCAAGAGCTCGCGCTACCGCATCACCGTCATCGACAATGGCCCCGGCATTGTCCGCAAGCAGGTCGAGAACATCTTCGGCCGGCTTCTCTATGGGTCCAAGTTCCATCGATTGAAGATGAGCCGCGGCCAGCAGGGCATTGGCATCAGCGCCGCGGGCATGTACGGCCTGATCACCACGGGCCGCCCGATGCAGATCGTCACCAAAGTCAAGACGGGCGAGCCGGCGCATCGCATCGAGCTGGCGATGAACACCAAGACCAACCGCGCCGAGGTGACCGACGACGCGGAGACCAAGGATTTTCCCCCGGCGAAGCTTCGCGATCTGACCTCGGGCTCCCGCTCGCTCGCCGCGACCGGCGACTTCCTGAGCGCGATTTCGTTCCCCACGGGAACCTGCGTCTCCATCGAGCTCGAGGGGCGCTATCAGAAGGGGCGCGGATCCGTCGATGAATTCCTTGAGCTCACGGGCATCGCCAATCCGCATGCGCGAATCAGCTATGTGCCGCCCTCGCGCGAGAGCGGCGCGGACGACGACGAACTGCTTCCGGTCGACGCGGCGGCGGGAATGGTGGAGACCGGCGGCGACAAGGTCGAGGTGACTTCGGAGCACCACGGCGTCATTATTTTCCCGCGCGCGGTGGAGGAGCTTCCACCGGAAACCCGTGAAATCCAGCCCCATCCCAAGGGTGTGGAACTGGGCACGCTGCTGCAGATGCTCAAGGAATACGAGGCGGCGGAAAAAGGATCGCTCTACAAATTCCTGCAGGAACAATTCTGCCGGGTCTCTGCGGCCACGGCGGGAACGCTTTGCGAGGCCGCCGGCGCCACCAGCCGGACTCGCGCGGGAGACATCGAGCCGCCGCAGGCGGAGAAGTTGTACAAGGCCTTCCAGGAGATCCGGCTCGGCCCGCCGCCGGTCGATTGCCTGGCGCCGATCGGAGTCCGGCAATTGCTGGCGGGCATGCTCAAGGGCGTCCGCGCCGAGTTCTACGCCGCGAGCAGCCGCGAGCCGGAGATCTACCGGGGCCGTCCCTTCCAGATCGAGGCGGCGATCGCCTTCGGCGGCGAGTTGCCCGCCGAGGAGACCAGCCGCGTGATCCGCTTCGCCAACCGCGTGCCGCTGCTCTTCCAGCAAAGCGCCTGCTCCAGCTTCAAGGCCGTGGCGGAAACCGGCTGGAAAAACTATGGTTTGACGCAGCCCCGGGGCAGCACCCCCACGGGGCCGCTGGTGATCCTGATCCACATGGCCAGCGTGTGGGTGCCCTTCACCAGCGAGTCCAAGGAGGCGATCGCCGACTACGACGAGATCCGCAAGGAGATGAAGCTGGCCCTCATGGAATGTGGCCGCAAGCTCGGCAGCTACCTGCGCAAGCGCCAGACCATGCGCCGCGAGGGGGAGCGCCGCGACGTCTTCGAGCGCTACATCGGCGAGGTCTCCAAGGCGCTGCACCACATCCACGGCGCCGACGCCCGCAAGGTCTACGACGCGCTGCTGGCGCAGGCCAAGCATCGCACCCGCAAGGCCGACCAGGTGCTCAACGAGGATGGCAAGGTCGTGAAGGAGGAGGACCCCGGCGACCAGGAGGGCGTGATCGTGGTGGAGGAAGCCATCCCCATGATCGACGTGGGCGCGAGCGCGGCGCCGGCCGCGGAGAAAACCAAGGTTGAACGAGCGGCGAAACCGGCAGGTTCCAAGCGCAGCGCGGCGCCCGCGGCCGCCAAGCGGAAGCGGACCGGCCGCACCGATGATTCCCCCACGCTGTTCGAAGCCGACTGAATCGAGAACCCATGGCCAAGAAAATTTCCAGGCAAGTCAACACCAAGGCCCGCGACGTCGCGACGCAGAAGAAGATCCTCACCCTCGCCGAGGGCGTGACCAAGGCTGCACTGGGCGGCAAGGAGCCCATCGTGAGCGTGCCGACGCGCTCACGCTCCAACACGATTTGGAACAAGAAGCGCGGCATCCTGGAAATGGGCAAGGCGACGCAGGAACGCCAGCTCTTCAACCTGAACCAGGCCAAGATCTTCATGCAGACGCTGCTGCATTCCGGATCGATCAAGGACCTGATCGAGGCGGACAAGACGCTGAGCTTGCGCGGAATGTTCTACAAGGGCCTGCACACCGTGGCGGGCACCAAGGAGAAGACCTTCGTCGACCAGGACGAGTCCGACGGCATCCTCGAGGACCTGGAAGTCTCGCTCACCGCGCTGCGCGAGGAGCTGCACATCTTCGCGAAGAAGGCCGGCACCATCGTCGGCAACATCACCCTGGTCGACTCGGGCGACGAGATCGACTGCCGGCGGATGGGCTCGGGGGGCTACGCCATTCCCAGCATCGTCGAGCCCGACGTGATCCAGTTCAAGAAGTGCGAGGCGAAGTTCATCCTGCACGTCGAGAAGAACACCGTGTGGAGCCGCTTCAACGAGGACCGCTTCTGGGAGAAGCACAATTGCATTCTCACCGAAGGCGGCGGCCAGCCCCCGCGCGGCGTGCGCCGTTTGCTGCGCCGGCTGCACGAGGAATTGAAACTGCCCGTCTACTGCCTGCTCGATTGCGATCCCTGGGGGCACTACATCTACAGCGTGCTCAAGCAGGGTTCGATCTCACTGGCCTTCGAGAGCGAGCGGCTCGCCATCCCGGAGGCGAAATTCCTGGGGATCCGCTCCAAGGACTACAAGGCCTGCGGCCTGAGCGACGATGTGCAGATCGCTCTCAACGACAACGACATCAAGCGCGCCAAGGAGATCATGGCCTACCCGTGGTTCCAGGGACACAAAACCTGGCAGAAGGAAATCGAGGGGCTCCTCACCAACGGCTTCAAGATGGAGGTGGAGTCCCTGATCACCAAGGACATCTCCTACGTGACCGAGGAGTACGTGCCGTCGCGCTTGAAGGCCAAGGACTGGCTCGAGTGATTTTGGGGTAGAAAAAGCGAAAAACACGTGCCTTTGGAGGGATCGCTGAAGACCTCCACCCGGCCTCCGTGCTCCTCCACGATACGCCGCGTGGTCGCCAGTCCGAGGCCGCTGCCTCCCGGCTTGGTGCTGGCGTAGGGACGGAAGATCGTCGGCAGGCGCGAGGGCTCAATGCCGGGGCCCGTGTCGATGACGTCGAGCCGGTAGCCACCCTCGCCCGTGCGGCCCGCGGGCATGGCCTCGACGCGCAGCAGCAACTCGCCGCGGCGCTCGCCCGCCGCCGCCTGCCCCTCCGGGCACATCGCCTGGACCGCGTTGATGATCAAGTTCAGGATCGCCTGTTTCAGGAGCCCGGCATCGATCGCCAGGATGGCGGGCGCCGAGGGCGTGTCGACCCGCAGCAGCACGCCGGCGCGCTCCGCCTGCGGATGGAAAAAGTCCGCGAGCTCCTGCACCAGTTCGCGCAGGTCGCGCGGCTGCGGATCCAGCTTGATGCGCCCCGCGAAGCGAAGGAAGTCGCTCAGGATGTCCTTCAGCCGGCTCGACTCGCGGGCCAGCGCGTCGGCGCGCTTGATCGCGGTGGCGCGCACCGGCTCGGGCAGCTCGGAGTCCAGGACCTCCTCGCGCAGCAGCTGGGCGTTGAGCGTGAGCGTGGAGAGGGGATTCTTGATTTCGTGGGCGAGCCCGCTGGTCATGCTGCCCAGCTCCGCCAGGCGCTCGGCTGACTGCGCGCGGCGCTCTGCGGCCAGAGCGCGGTCGGCGCGGCGGCGCAGGGATCCCGCAGCGGCGATGCTCGCCAGCACCGCGCCGATCAGGGCGCCAACCAGAATGGCGGGGATGGAATCCATGTTCAGACCGGCCGGACCGCATAGACCGCGACATGCGGAGGGACCCGGCGGCAACGACGTGTTCTTGCGGATGAAAAAATCAGGTTCCCGCCCTCACGCGCGAGGCTCAGGAGGTGGGAGTCTCGGACTTGGTGGGCACGCGGTTTGATTGAACCTTGGTCGCGGACCAGCCCTTGGGGCCCTTGGTCGCGGAGTAGATGACCGCCTCGCCGTCGCGCAAAGTTCGAAAGCCGGCTTCCTGTTCGATGGTGGAGAAATGGACAAAAATATCCTCGCCCTGGGGCCCAATAACGAATCCAAAACCTTTTCGCGGATCGAACCACTTCACTGTGCCGTGGACATTGACGAATTCATTCTCATTGCTCATTGCAGTAGCCTCCAGAAGTTTTGTCGAACACACCCCATCCAAGGGTATTGTGCGCCCAAATTTGAACTTGTGCAAGGAAAATATTTGGAACAATGCCAAGTTCCGCGGGAGACGCGAAATTGGCGCAGGCTTTGCTCCTTCCGGCGGCTTGAACTCATAATTCCAAGGTTTCACGGGGGAATGGGCGGGGTTTCCTCGCGGCCGCCCACCCCTCGGCGGGGCCGGCTTGCCCCTGCCCGCGGGGGCGGGGCGAAGAAAAAACCCGCTCATTTTGGTGAGCGGGTTTCGTCAACTTCTGGAAAGGTGTGGAATCCGGATCAGTTCGCCTGCGCGGTCTCGGGAGTCAGCAGCGCCTTGCGGCTCAGCTTGATGCGACCGTTCTCGTCGACGTTGATCACCTTTACCTTGATCGACTCGCCGATCTTGACGTGCTCAAGCACGTTCTTGACGAAGCCGTGCGCCAGCTCGGAGATGTGGCACATGCCGTCGGTTCCCGGCACGAGCTCGACGAAGGCGCCGAACTCCTTGACCGCGACCACCTTGCCCTCGAAGACCGAGCCCACCTTGATCTCGGCGCCCAGCGCCTCGACCTCGAGCTTGGCCTGCGCGGCCTTGGCGGCGTCGGAGCAGGCGATGAACACGGTGCCATCCTCCTCCACGTCGATCTGGGCGCCGGTGCGCTCCTGCAGCGAGCGAATGGTCTTGCCGCCCGGTCCGATGAGCTTGCCGATCTTCTCCGGGTCGATCTTGACCTTGGTGATGCGCGGGGCGAACTTCGACATCTCGTCGCGGGGCTTGGCGATCACCGCCTCGATCTTGTCAATGAGTTGCAGGCGGCCTTCGCGGGCCTGCGCGAAGATAGTGGCGATCTCCTCGAAGCCGAGGCCGCGGGCCTTCAGATCCAGCTGGATGCCGGTGATGCCCTCGCGGGTGCCGCTGACCTTGAAGTCCATCTCGCCGAAGAAGTCCTCTTCGCCGATGATGTCGGTGACATGGGTCACTTTGCCGTCTTTGGAGGTGAAGCGCCCGACGCTGATGCCCGCGCAGGTGGCCTTGATGGGCACGCCCGCGTCCATCATCGCCAGGCAGCCGCCGCACACGCTGGCCATCGAGCTCGAGCCATTGCTCTCGGTGATCTCGCTGACGATGCGGATGGTGTAGGGGAAGTCCTCCGGATTTGGAAGGATGGCGAGCAGACTGCGCTCGGCAAGGGCCCCGTGTCCGATCTCGCGGCGGCCCGGTCCGGTGATGCGGCCGGCCTCGCCCGTGCAGAAGGGAGGGAAGTAGTAGTGCAGATAGAACTTCTTCGCGTACTCCGGCATCAGGCCGTCGATGATCTGCTCGTCCTTGATGGTGCCGAGGACGCAGGTCACGATCGACTGGGTCTCGCCGCGCTGGAACATGGCGGAGCCGTGCGTGCGCGGAAGAAGGCCGACGGCCATCTCCAGCGGACGAATCTCGCGCAGGCCGCGGCCGTCGGGGCGAATGCCCTGATTTCCCGCGAGATCCTGGGTCATTTTCTTCTCGAGGATCCGGAAGGCCTCCTTGGCGTCGCGGTTCGCCTTGTCGGCGGCGCAATGCTCGGTGTAGGTCAGGCCGGGAGCCACCGCGAAGTGGGTGTCGAGCATCCACTTGCGCAGACGATCGATCTCGGCGTTGCGGTCGCTCTTGCCGTGGATCTGGCGGGCCTTCTTCATCTCCTCGCCCACCACGGACTTGACCTTGGTCATGATCTCCGCGGAGGGCAGCGTCAATGTGCCCATCACCGGCGCCGGAGCGTTCGACTTGACGCGAAGCTCATCGATCAGCTTCAGGATGGGCTGGATGCCCTGCTCGTAGCCGTAGCGGATCGCGGCGAGCATGTCGGCCTCGCTGATTTCGGCAGCGCCGACTTCGATCATGTTCACGCCGTCCTTGTGTCCGGAGAGGACCAGGTCCAGGTCGCTGAATTCAAGCTGGGCGACGGTCGGATTGATGACGAACTGAAGTCCCGTTTCCGTTTGCAGTCGGCCCACGCGCACGGTGGCGATCGGACCCTGGAATGGAGCGTCGGTGATCGAGAGCGCGGCGCTGGCGGCGGTGCAGGCGATCACATCTGAATCGCTCTGGCCGTCGTGGCTCAGCACCAGGCACTGCAGCTGGATTTCATCGACAAATCCGTCCGGAAAGAGTGGACGAATCGGCCGGTCCATCATTCTCATGGTGAGCACTTCCTTTTCGGAGGGCGCGCCTTCCTTCTTGCGGAAGCCACCCGGGAAGCGGCCCACGGCGGTGTATTTCTCGCGGTAGTCGCAGGTCAGCGGGAAGAAATCGATGCCCAGGCGCGGCGCGGCGCGGACGGCGGTGGCCAGGACCACGGTGTCTCCGTAGGTCGCCACCACGGCGCCCGAGGCGAGCTTGGCGATCTTGCCGGTCTCCAATTTGAACGTGCGGCCACCAACTTGGCACTCGACTGAGGTTGGAACGTGCTTTGACATGAACTGTCTCCTAAAGGGGATGAAACCCGCTCAGTCTTTTGGGAGGCAGAAGGCAAGCCGCGGTCTTCACCGCAAATTGCCCACTGCCACCGACCGATGTGAACGGGCCAGCCTGCAATTACTTTCGCAGACCTAACTTGTGAATCAACGCGTTGTATCGCTCGCGGTCGATGCCGGCGAGATATTTGAGCAGGCGGTTGCGCTGCCCGACCATGAGAACCAGGCCCCGTCGGGAGCTGTGATCCTTCTTGTTGGCTCGGAAATGGTCCTGGAGGGACACGATCCGCTCGGTCAGCATCGCCACCTGGACCTCGGGGCTTCCGGAGTCCTTGGCGTGGCGGCGGTTGTCGGTGACGACTTTCTTTCGGGCTGCAATCGAGATCATTCTTTTTCCTGATGTGTGTTTGAGGAGGCCTTGCGCCTCGAAATGTGTTCACGAATTTGGAGCCGGGCATCCTAAGGGAAAGGGGATTGCCTCGGCAAGAGGTGGCTCCCCCAAATGACCCGATTTTGTGATTTCACGACCGGTCCGGAGCATGGGAAGGCGAAAAAAGCCCATCTTCGTCTATTCTTCGGCCATGTCCGGCACCGCCAACAAAGTGGACGACGCATCCCTGAAGGAAACCGTCGGCGTCTACCTGGCGGACGCGGCCCGGGCCGAGCAGGGCGGCGGGCCGTCGGGGGTCGAGCGGCAGCACAAACACAAGCGACTGACGGCGCGGGAGCGGCTGGGCCTGCTCTTCGACGAAGGGACGCCGCTCATGGAGCTGGGGCTGCTTTCGGCGTGGGGCATGTATCAGGAATACGGCGGCGCTCCGGCCGCGGGCGTGGTCACGGTGATGGGCGTGGTGGAGGGGCGTCCCTGCATGGCGATCGCCAACGACGCCACGGTGAAGGCCGGCGCATTCTTCCCGATGACCTGCAAGAAGATCATTCGGGCGCAGATGGTGGCGGAGCGCGCGGGCCTGCCGCTGCTCTACCTGGTCGACAGCGCCGGAGTCTTCCTTCCGCTGCAGGAGGATGTCTTCCCCGACACCGACGACTTCGGCCGGATCTTCCGCAACAACGCGGTGTTCAGCGGCAAGGGCATTCCGCAGATCAGCGCCATCATGGGCAATTGCGTGGCCGGCGGCGGCTACCTGCCCGTGCTCTGCGACGTGCTGCTGATGACCGAAGGCAGCGGACTCTATCTC contains:
- the pnp gene encoding polyribonucleotide nucleotidyltransferase, which codes for MSKHVPTSVECQVGGRTFKLETGKIAKLASGAVVATYGDTVVLATAVRAAPRLGIDFFPLTCDYREKYTAVGRFPGGFRKKEGAPSEKEVLTMRMMDRPIRPLFPDGFVDEIQLQCLVLSHDGQSDSDVIACTAASAALSITDAPFQGPIATVRVGRLQTETGLQFVINPTVAQLEFSDLDLVLSGHKDGVNMIEVGAAEISEADMLAAIRYGYEQGIQPILKLIDELRVKSNAPAPVMGTLTLPSAEIMTKVKSVVGEEMKKARQIHGKSDRNAEIDRLRKWMLDTHFAVAPGLTYTEHCAADKANRDAKEAFRILEKKMTQDLAGNQGIRPDGRGLREIRPLEMAVGLLPRTHGSAMFQRGETQSIVTCVLGTIKDEQIIDGLMPEYAKKFYLHYYFPPFCTGEAGRITGPGRREIGHGALAERSLLAILPNPEDFPYTIRIVSEITESNGSSSMASVCGGCLAMMDAGVPIKATCAGISVGRFTSKDGKVTHVTDIIGEEDFFGEMDFKVSGTREGITGIQLDLKARGLGFEEIATIFAQAREGRLQLIDKIEAVIAKPRDEMSKFAPRITKVKIDPEKIGKLIGPGGKTIRSLQERTGAQIDVEEDGTVFIACSDAAKAAQAKLEVEALGAEIKVGSVFEGKVVAVKEFGAFVELVPGTDGMCHISELAHGFVKNVLEHVKIGESIKVKVINVDENGRIKLSRKALLTPETAQAN
- a CDS encoding cold shock domain-containing protein, whose protein sequence is MSNENEFVNVHGTVKWFDPRKGFGFVIGPQGEDIFVHFSTIEQEAGFRTLRDGEAVIYSATKGPKGWSATKVQSNRVPTKSETPTS
- a CDS encoding DNA topoisomerase IV subunit A; amino-acid sequence: MAKKISRQVNTKARDVATQKKILTLAEGVTKAALGGKEPIVSVPTRSRSNTIWNKKRGILEMGKATQERQLFNLNQAKIFMQTLLHSGSIKDLIEADKTLSLRGMFYKGLHTVAGTKEKTFVDQDESDGILEDLEVSLTALREELHIFAKKAGTIVGNITLVDSGDEIDCRRMGSGGYAIPSIVEPDVIQFKKCEAKFILHVEKNTVWSRFNEDRFWEKHNCILTEGGGQPPRGVRRLLRRLHEELKLPVYCLLDCDPWGHYIYSVLKQGSISLAFESERLAIPEAKFLGIRSKDYKACGLSDDVQIALNDNDIKRAKEIMAYPWFQGHKTWQKEIEGLLTNGFKMEVESLITKDISYVTEEYVPSRLKAKDWLE
- the rpsO gene encoding 30S ribosomal protein S15, whose amino-acid sequence is MISIAARKKVVTDNRRHAKDSGSPEVQVAMLTERIVSLQDHFRANKKDHSSRRGLVLMVGQRNRLLKYLAGIDRERYNALIHKLGLRK
- a CDS encoding sigma-70 family RNA polymerase sigma factor, producing MRQRNRPSVRRNSRAAEKNSASLTAEEEALMREIMAEPMDYMDSPEFRVPGAEKKIYEKPAAIRFADVTWYRPLIDQATGGKPGERKHKKEGSVLLTAAQERVIFLQFNYARYRVRLLQDELAGRTPTTEQAREILRWHRTARGYRAQIAEINLALVLAMAKRVPLGESDYADLIGEGNMALMRSVDKFDCGRGFKFSTYGCRAILKAFSRFGIKLQKYRQRFPGEFDPQFERSNHLELLRSAHEKDSAAEVRYMITRNSAELSDVEQKVIFHRFGLDAAAPQVQLTLEQVGQMIGVTKERVRQIQNRALEKLKDALITLRGERPPLTHN
- the ndk gene encoding nucleoside-diphosphate kinase; its protein translation is METTLIILKPDAVQRNLMGRILARFEDKGLQIVGCKLMRISQKLAAEHYKDHVSKPFYAGLVRFMTGNPVLVLAVRGIGAIAVSRGMMGATFGSKAAAGTIRGDFGVSNSYNLIHGSDSPEAAARELGIFFKAEELLDYTRVGDSYVYDSTGSKPE
- a CDS encoding two-component sensor histidine kinase; its protein translation is MDSIPAILVGALIGAVLASIAAAGSLRRRADRALAAERRAQSAERLAELGSMTSGLAHEIKNPLSTLTLNAQLLREEVLDSELPEPVRATAIKRADALARESSRLKDILSDFLRFAGRIKLDPQPRDLRELVQELADFFHPQAERAGVLLRVDTPSAPAILAIDAGLLKQAILNLIINAVQAMCPEGQAAAGERRGELLLRVEAMPAGRTGEGGYRLDVIDTGPGIEPSRLPTIFRPYASTKPGGSGLGLATTRRIVEEHGGRVEVFSDPSKGTCFSLFLPQNHSSQSLAFKRDGTYSSVT
- a CDS encoding DNA topoisomerase VI subunit B gives rise to the protein MMMGKDAALMSKPRSKPGKSRGVSGAEGAAEVGSSKKGKSRGATAEEMGSRQRDISVSEFFAKNRHLLGFDNPRKALLTTVKEAVDNSLDACEEGGILPELAVVIEDLQPDRPATAKSSRYRITVIDNGPGIVRKQVENIFGRLLYGSKFHRLKMSRGQQGIGISAAGMYGLITTGRPMQIVTKVKTGEPAHRIELAMNTKTNRAEVTDDAETKDFPPAKLRDLTSGSRSLAATGDFLSAISFPTGTCVSIELEGRYQKGRGSVDEFLELTGIANPHARISYVPPSRESGADDDELLPVDAAAGMVETGGDKVEVTSEHHGVIIFPRAVEELPPETREIQPHPKGVELGTLLQMLKEYEAAEKGSLYKFLQEQFCRVSAATAGTLCEAAGATSRTRAGDIEPPQAEKLYKAFQEIRLGPPPVDCLAPIGVRQLLAGMLKGVRAEFYAASSREPEIYRGRPFQIEAAIAFGGELPAEETSRVIRFANRVPLLFQQSACSSFKAVAETGWKNYGLTQPRGSTPTGPLVILIHMASVWVPFTSESKEAIADYDEIRKEMKLALMECGRKLGSYLRKRQTMRREGERRDVFERYIGEVSKALHHIHGADARKVYDALLAQAKHRTRKADQVLNEDGKVVKEEDPGDQEGVIVVEEAIPMIDVGASAAPAAEKTKVERAAKPAGSKRSAAPAAAKRKRTGRTDDSPTLFEAD